The Vicinamibacteria bacterium DNA window CGGGGCTTGTGCGTCTCCCCTCGAGGGGGCGGAAGGGAACCGCGAGTTCTTCTTGCACCTCCTCCGCGAGGGCCCGGCCTTGGGGTCGGAGCCCTTCGACGCCATGATGGCGCGGGCGGTGGCGACGTGACCACGATCGGCGTCCTGGCCCGGCCCGACCTGGTGGAAGCGGGGCCCGCCCTGCGCGAGCTTCTGGCCTGGCTACAGGAGCGGGGAGTCCGGACCTGCCTGGACGAGGCCACGGCCGCCCTGGGAGGCGATGGCGCCGCCGCCGCCTGCCGGGTGACCTCGGGCCGGGAGGTCGCGGCGGGGGCGGACGCGCTTGTCGTGCTGGGCGGCGATGGCACCCTCCTCGCGGCCAGCCGCCTCCTCGAGACCTCCGTCCCCATCCTCGGGGTCAACTTCGGGAGCCTGGGGTTCCTCACCGAGATCGCCCTGGCCGAGCTCCTTCCCACATTGCAATCGGTGCTGGACGGACGCTACGAGTACGAGGAGCGTCGGCTGCTCCACGCGAGAGCCCGCCGGGCCGGCTTCCCCGAGGTCGTTGGGGAGGTCTTGAACGACGTGGTCATCACCAAGGCCGGGCCCTCGCGGATCATCGAGCTCGAGGTGAGCGTCGACGGCTTCTTCGTTTCCACCTTTCGGGCCGACGGACTCATCGTCTCCTCCCCCACCGGCTCCACCGCCTACAACCTGGCCGCGGGAGGGCCGATCCTGCACCCGACCCTGCCCGCGATCGTCCTCACTCCCATCTGCCCCCA harbors:
- a CDS encoding NAD(+)/NADH kinase encodes the protein MTTIGVLARPDLVEAGPALRELLAWLQERGVRTCLDEATAALGGDGAAAACRVTSGREVAAGADALVVLGGDGTLLAASRLLETSVPILGVNFGSLGFLTEIALAELLPTLQSVLDGRYEYEERRLLHARARRAGFPEVVGEVLNDVVITKAGPSRIIELEVSVDGFFVSTFRADGLIVSSPTGSTAYNLAAGGPILHPTLPAIVLTPICPHMLANRPLVVGDESTIEVRLVTARGVDVYTAFDGQNSFALAPEDIVTVTGSSRRLRLVKASGRDYYEVLRTKLKWGDSSVRRH